The region TGGTCGCCGGCGAATAGCTCCGGTGCGTGAACCACCAGGCCGATGCCTTGCCGATCCGGAAGGACCTGATTGAGGTCAACTTCCAGATCTTTGTAGCTGAGGTGGATCTCCACCAGATCGAGGTTGCTTACATCAGAAAAGACCTTGATGTCGTGATATCGAACGGGCAGACCAAACGGTTGTTTGAAGCGGTAGTGGCGTGGAGTCGCCGCCGGCGTTTCCAGATCGGATGGGAAGAACACCTCTCCCTGAGCCTTGGCCACGGGTAAGCGCCGACCGATCAGATCTTTCAGCCGGTTGGGTTGCAGACCCTGGCCCGGGCTCTGGATGCGCACCATCGCTTCGGTGATCTCCGTCCCGGCCGGCACATCACATGCAGCCACGAGGCTTTTGGCCAGCACCTCACGGTTCATCATCTCGCCCTGGCTGATGCTGCGTTCGCCGCCCTGGCCCATGGATTCCTCCACCCGCCGGATGCCTTGCATCATCTGTGCGAATTCATCAGGCAACAGGCTCACTTTGTGGTCGTTGCCCTCCATGCCCCGATCGATGGTGATGTGTTTTTCGATCACCGAGGCCCCCATCGCCACCGCCGCGATCGGCACCTCAATCCCCCGCTCGTGGCCCGAATAGCCCACTGGTGCATCCGCCAGTTCCCGCAGACGTTCCAGGTAGCGCAGGTTCACGTCCTTGAACGGCGTGGGATAGGTGGAATTGCAGTGCAACAGCACGTAATTCGCCCCTTCCTGCTGCAGATGACGGATGCCGGAGCGGATCTCCAGTTCGCTGGCCATACCGGTGGAACAGATCAGCGGTTTGCCGGTGGCGGCCAACTGGCTGATCAACGCGTGGTTGGTGAAATCGGCGGAGGCCACCTTGAACCCCTCCATGCCCCAGCCATTCAGCTTCTCCAGGCTGGTCTCATCCCAGGGGGTGCACAGCGGCACGAGCCCTTTTGAGGCGGCGTAGTCGAAACAGCGGAACAACTCATCGTCGCTCAGCTGGAACCGTTCCAGCAGATCCAGGGTGTACTGGGTCCCCAGATCCGAGGCCATGTCATTGCTGTTGCCGGCGTTGCTGTACAGCTTCGACATGTCCCGCATCTGGAACTTGGCGCAGTCCGCACCAGCCGCATGGACGGCATCAATCAGCTGAAGCGCTATTGCAACATCACCGTTGTGATTGTTGCCGATTTCGGCAATCACGAAACTGGGCTCTCCATCACCGATTCGGCGGGAGCCAAGCTGCAAACCGTCTGTGGCTGGTAACGCGACCGCCACGATCCGGCCGTGGCTGTCCAGCAATGGCAGGGCAATGATCCGCGACGTCAGCAGACCTGCAAGTTCTGCAGGAGGCGTGCCCTCAGCAGCGTTGCGGCAGTCGGGGTTCATCGCCGCCGTTACCGGACGGTTCAAATCGATGTCACCGCAACTTGCAATCCAGCGACGGAAATCGCCATCGGTGAGAACACCCTGCAAGATGCCGGACTCCGACACCACAAAAATCAGCCGCGACTGATTGGCGGTGATTTTGCTGAGGGCGGAGAGGATCGTGTCTTCAGCGAATACGACGAACTGCGTGAAGTTCCTCTCGATCTGGATCCCCTTCACAGTTCGCCCCGCAGGTGCCTAAGCAGAACCAGTGGACACTACCCCACGTCCCTGTAAGTCAGGCTCAGCAGCAGGCGCCTGATGATCCGGTTCCGTTGCTGCACAGCCCGTGAGCGGCGAGCCACATTGCGATGGGTCGGTCGCATCAGGCTCCCGAGTTGCAACAGGCTCTGTGCTTCCTGCCAATTCTTTTGACGGATGGCTCGCTCAGCGTCGCGTCGCAGCTGCGTGAAGCTGAGATTGGCGTTGGAAAGATATCCCGATGTTGTGCTGAGGCGTTCAGGTGGATCGGCACGCAGCTGGCGTAGGGCCTCGATCAGCTCCACAGGGTCGAGATTTGTGCCGTAGCCCATCCAAGCCAGCCAGTCGGCGTCTGGCGAGGGCAGTGAATGATCAAGAGCATCAAGGTCCTCGACCTCAT is a window of Synechococcus sp. A15-24 DNA encoding:
- a CDS encoding N-acetylneuraminate synthase family protein, producing MKGIQIERNFTQFVVFAEDTILSALSKITANQSRLIFVVSESGILQGVLTDGDFRRWIASCGDIDLNRPVTAAMNPDCRNAAEGTPPAELAGLLTSRIIALPLLDSHGRIVAVALPATDGLQLGSRRIGDGEPSFVIAEIGNNHNGDVAIALQLIDAVHAAGADCAKFQMRDMSKLYSNAGNSNDMASDLGTQYTLDLLERFQLSDDELFRCFDYAASKGLVPLCTPWDETSLEKLNGWGMEGFKVASADFTNHALISQLAATGKPLICSTGMASELEIRSGIRHLQQEGANYVLLHCNSTYPTPFKDVNLRYLERLRELADAPVGYSGHERGIEVPIAAVAMGASVIEKHITIDRGMEGNDHKVSLLPDEFAQMMQGIRRVEESMGQGGERSISQGEMMNREVLAKSLVAACDVPAGTEITEAMVRIQSPGQGLQPNRLKDLIGRRLPVAKAQGEVFFPSDLETPAATPRHYRFKQPFGLPVRYHDIKVFSDVSNLDLVEIHLSYKDLEVDLNQVLPDRQGIGLVVHAPELFAGDHTLDLCTEDSIYRDHSIAELQRVIDISRDLRTRFQCPDPVLLVTNVGGFSEHHHLNRNEREPLRERLIASLQQLNTAGEVEIIPQTMPPFPWHFGGQRFHNLFVDQDFIRQFCEEQGMRVCLDVSHSKLACNHQHIPFRQFLDQILPFTAHLHLADAKDVDGEGLQIHDGDIDWVQLFEQIHHHCPKASFIPEIWQGHKNGGEAAWLALELLEAAATA